A stretch of Faecalibacterium duncaniae DNA encodes these proteins:
- the rpsB gene encoding 30S ribosomal protein S2: MAVVSMKQLLEAGVHFGHQTRRWNPKMKKYIFTERNGIYIIDLQKTVKKLDEAYNYVKEVAAEGGDILFVGTKKQAQESIRDEALRCGMHYVNARWLGGMLTNFRTIRKRIDRMDQLAKMKENGTFELLPKKEVAKLELEMEKLDKYLGGVKNMKTLPKAMFIVDPHKERIAVAEARKLNIPIVAIVDTNCNPDEIDYVIPGNDDAIRAVKLIAGAMADAVLEGKQGNQEAPAEEAANA; this comes from the coding sequence ATGGCAGTCGTTTCTATGAAGCAGCTTCTCGAGGCAGGTGTGCACTTCGGTCACCAGACCCGCCGCTGGAACCCCAAGATGAAGAAGTATATCTTCACCGAGCGCAACGGCATCTATATCATCGATCTGCAGAAGACCGTGAAGAAGCTGGACGAGGCTTACAACTACGTGAAGGAAGTTGCAGCTGAGGGCGGCGACATCCTGTTCGTCGGCACCAAGAAGCAGGCTCAGGAGTCCATCCGTGACGAGGCTCTGCGCTGCGGCATGCACTATGTCAACGCTCGCTGGCTGGGCGGTATGCTGACCAACTTCCGCACCATCCGTAAGCGCATCGACCGTATGGATCAGCTGGCTAAGATGAAGGAGAACGGCACCTTCGAGCTGCTGCCCAAGAAGGAAGTTGCTAAGCTCGAGCTGGAGATGGAGAAGCTGGACAAGTACCTGGGCGGTGTCAAGAACATGAAGACCCTGCCGAAGGCTATGTTCATTGTTGATCCTCACAAGGAGCGCATCGCTGTTGCTGAGGCTCGTAAGCTGAACATCCCCATCGTGGCTATCGTTGATACCAACTGCAACCCCGACGAGATCGATTACGTCATCCCCGGCAACGACGACGCTATCCGCGCTGTCAAGCTGATCGCTGGCGCTATGGCTGACGCTGTTCTGGAAGGCAAGCAGGGCAACCAGGAGGCTCCCGCTGAGGAAGCTGCCAACGCCTGA
- the tsf gene encoding translation elongation factor Ts: MAISAKDVMELRKQTDCGMMECKKALTEADGNFEKAIEILRERGLATAAKKASRVAAEGMVYADYCPKCKVGVVIEVNAETDFVAKNDKFVDFVKEATKVVMLQNPADVEALMACKTEAGETVDEALKNLILVIKENIKIRRFVRYEGVCSAYVHGGGTHGILVNFETTNDIDSKDEFTAYGKDIAMQVAAANPSYVDEASVPAEVVAKEKEIMLAQMAGDPKNANKPDAVKQKMIEGKIKKFFKENCLVDQEFVKDGDLSVAQYTAKVAKDLGGEIKIVKFTRFVKGEGLEKRADDFAAEVASMVK; encoded by the coding sequence ATGGCTATTTCTGCAAAGGACGTTATGGAACTGCGCAAGCAGACCGACTGCGGCATGATGGAGTGCAAGAAGGCTCTGACTGAGGCTGACGGCAACTTCGAGAAGGCTATTGAGATCCTGCGCGAGCGTGGTCTGGCTACTGCTGCCAAGAAGGCAAGCCGCGTTGCTGCCGAGGGTATGGTCTACGCTGACTACTGCCCCAAGTGCAAGGTCGGTGTTGTCATCGAAGTCAACGCTGAGACTGACTTTGTTGCCAAGAACGACAAGTTCGTTGATTTCGTCAAGGAAGCAACCAAGGTCGTCATGCTGCAGAATCCTGCTGATGTTGAGGCTCTGATGGCTTGCAAGACCGAGGCTGGTGAGACCGTTGACGAGGCTCTGAAGAACCTGATCCTGGTCATCAAGGAGAACATTAAGATTCGTCGTTTTGTCCGTTACGAGGGCGTTTGCTCTGCTTACGTCCACGGCGGCGGCACTCACGGCATCCTGGTCAACTTCGAGACCACCAACGACATCGACAGCAAGGACGAGTTCACTGCTTACGGCAAGGACATCGCCATGCAGGTCGCAGCTGCTAACCCCAGCTACGTCGATGAGGCTTCTGTCCCCGCTGAGGTCGTTGCCAAGGAGAAGGAGATCATGCTGGCTCAGATGGCTGGCGATCCCAAGAACGCCAACAAGCCTGATGCTGTGAAGCAGAAGATGATCGAGGGCAAGATCAAGAAGTTCTTCAAGGAGAACTGCCTGGTCGATCAGGAGTTCGTCAAGGACGGCGATCTGTCTGTTGCTCAGTACACCGCTAAGGTCGCTAAGGATCTGGGCGGCGAGATCAAGATCGTCAAGTTCACCCGTTTCGTGAAGGGCGAGGGCCTGGAGAAGCGTGCTGATGACTTCGCTGCTGAAGTTGCAAGCATGGTGAAGTAA
- a CDS encoding alpha/beta hydrolase has translation MKTQKLEISGIPALLYGKESRKVYLYVHGKMGCKEEALPFAELACPAGYQVLAVDLPEHGERKGSSEKLLPWVAVPELEAVYSYAAERWKNVSLRATSIGAWFSMLALQAKPLRSTLLLSPVVDMEDLITNMMQWANVSEAQLKEAGEISTDFDETLSWQYLCWVREHSYRWKVPTQVLYGAKDNLTSRAVLEQFKQRTGAHLTIMVEGEHWFHTELQLAVLQEWERAHI, from the coding sequence ATGAAAACACAGAAACTGGAGATCAGCGGTATTCCTGCTTTGCTGTACGGGAAAGAAAGCCGAAAAGTATATCTCTATGTCCATGGCAAAATGGGTTGCAAAGAAGAAGCTCTGCCGTTTGCAGAGCTTGCCTGCCCAGCAGGGTATCAGGTTCTTGCTGTTGATTTGCCCGAACATGGAGAGCGCAAGGGCAGCTCCGAGAAGCTGCTGCCGTGGGTGGCGGTTCCAGAGTTGGAAGCGGTCTATTCCTATGCTGCAGAGCGTTGGAAGAATGTTTCGCTGCGGGCTACAAGTATTGGAGCCTGGTTTTCCATGTTGGCCTTACAGGCAAAGCCTTTACGGAGTACTCTTTTGCTCTCACCAGTGGTAGATATGGAAGATCTTATCACCAATATGATGCAGTGGGCAAATGTGAGTGAGGCCCAGTTGAAAGAAGCAGGGGAGATTTCCACGGATTTCGATGAGACGTTGTCGTGGCAGTATCTCTGCTGGGTGAGGGAGCATTCCTACCGCTGGAAAGTGCCCACGCAAGTGCTCTATGGCGCAAAAGATAACCTGACTTCCAGGGCAGTGCTTGAGCAGTTCAAACAACGGACAGGTGCACATCTGACCATCATGGTAGAAGGAGAGCACTGGTTCCATACCGAGCTGCAATTGGCTGTTCTGCAGGAATGGGAGCGAGCACATATCTGA
- a CDS encoding GNAT family N-acetyltransferase has product MKIEPRTFTLPNGEVLTVRSLCADDAEALSAFRNAIYSETHFMARYPEEGASLEAMRNWLAGFVESPVNFEVGAFAGEKLVGEFGVAQVRPHIKYRHRAVVGISVRKDHWGCGLGSYLMQLAIDQTRTNGFEQLELGVYSDNARAIHLYEKVGFERYGIQPRAFKLKDGTYRDEIIMAKML; this is encoded by the coding sequence ATGAAGATCGAACCCAGAACGTTCACACTGCCCAACGGGGAAGTGCTGACGGTGCGCAGCTTATGCGCCGATGATGCGGAGGCATTGAGTGCATTCCGCAATGCAATCTACAGCGAAACACATTTTATGGCCCGATACCCGGAGGAAGGAGCGAGTCTGGAAGCGATGCGGAACTGGCTCGCAGGCTTCGTGGAAAGCCCTGTGAACTTTGAGGTGGGCGCTTTTGCCGGAGAAAAGCTGGTGGGGGAGTTTGGTGTTGCACAGGTGCGGCCGCATATCAAATACCGCCATCGTGCCGTAGTAGGCATCTCCGTACGGAAAGATCACTGGGGCTGCGGTCTGGGCAGCTATCTGATGCAGTTGGCCATTGACCAGACCCGTACCAACGGCTTCGAACAGCTGGAGCTGGGGGTGTACAGCGATAACGCCCGTGCCATCCATCTCTATGAGAAGGTTGGGTTTGAGCGCTATGGCATCCAGCCCCGGGCTTTTAAGCTGAAGGACGGCACCTACCGGGATGAGATCATCATGGCGAAGATGCTGTGA
- a CDS encoding carbon starvation CstA family protein: protein MNTLVIVLIAAVCLFGAYTLYGRWLANKWGIDPTAKTPAVVHEDGRDYVPTNGWTVFAHQFSSIAGAGPVTGAIQAAAFGWLPVLLWVLLGGIFFGAVTDFGALYASVKNDGKSMGMLIEKYIGKTGRKLFLLFCWLFCGIVIAAFADMVAGTFNAYGADGALVDAAQTNGAAGMVSIMFMVFAVVFGLIQKKFNFSGWKESVISIVFIVLSFVIGANLPIILGKAAWSYITFVYIFFAAVLPMWLLKQPRDHMTTFMFVAMIAGAVVGLVVAHPTMNLPVYTGFTNEKLGTMFPILFVTVACGAVSGFHSLVSSGTSSKTVENEKDMLKVGYGAMILESLLAVLALCVAGAAAAADGTPAAGTPFQIFSRGVAGFFEMFGVPAYAATVFMTMCVSALALTSLDAVARIGRMSFQELFSVDDMEHAEGWRKLFCNVYFSTFLTLAFGFLLTKIGYANIWPLFGSANQLLSALVLATLCVFLKVTGRSNKMLFPPLIIMLCVTFTALVQRLIAMVKAISTAASVSIPAGETTWGAVFIANGLQLILAVLLIVLGLNIVFHSFSAYKKAEHNSEAKI from the coding sequence ATGAACACGCTGGTCATCGTTTTGATCGCAGCCGTGTGTCTGTTTGGTGCTTACACTCTCTACGGACGCTGGCTGGCAAACAAGTGGGGCATCGACCCTACCGCCAAGACCCCTGCGGTCGTCCATGAGGACGGCCGGGATTACGTTCCCACCAACGGCTGGACCGTTTTTGCACATCAGTTCAGCTCCATTGCAGGTGCCGGCCCTGTTACCGGTGCCATTCAGGCTGCTGCCTTTGGCTGGCTGCCTGTTCTGCTGTGGGTCCTGCTGGGCGGCATCTTCTTTGGTGCTGTTACCGACTTCGGCGCTCTGTATGCTTCTGTAAAGAATGACGGCAAGTCCATGGGTATGCTGATCGAAAAGTATATCGGCAAGACGGGCCGCAAGCTGTTCCTGCTGTTCTGCTGGCTGTTCTGCGGCATCGTTATTGCAGCGTTTGCTGACATGGTCGCTGGCACCTTCAATGCCTATGGCGCGGACGGCGCTCTGGTGGACGCTGCTCAGACCAACGGCGCTGCCGGCATGGTCTCCATCATGTTCATGGTCTTCGCTGTGGTCTTTGGCCTGATCCAGAAGAAGTTCAACTTCTCCGGTTGGAAGGAGAGCGTCATCAGCATCGTTTTCATCGTGCTGTCCTTTGTCATTGGCGCAAATCTGCCCATCATCCTGGGCAAGGCCGCATGGAGCTATATCACCTTCGTTTATATCTTCTTTGCCGCCGTGCTTCCCATGTGGCTGCTGAAGCAGCCCCGGGACCACATGACCACCTTCATGTTTGTTGCCATGATCGCAGGCGCTGTGGTTGGTCTGGTCGTTGCACACCCTACCATGAATCTGCCCGTTTACACCGGCTTCACCAACGAGAAGCTGGGCACCATGTTCCCCATCCTGTTCGTCACCGTTGCCTGTGGTGCTGTTTCCGGCTTCCACAGCCTGGTCTCCTCCGGTACTTCCTCCAAGACCGTTGAGAACGAGAAGGATATGCTGAAGGTCGGCTATGGCGCAATGATCCTGGAGAGCCTGCTGGCTGTTCTGGCCCTGTGCGTTGCCGGTGCTGCCGCTGCTGCAGACGGCACCCCCGCTGCAGGTACCCCGTTCCAGATCTTCAGCCGTGGTGTTGCCGGTTTCTTTGAGATGTTCGGCGTTCCTGCTTATGCAGCAACGGTCTTTATGACGATGTGTGTTTCCGCTCTGGCCCTGACCAGTCTGGATGCTGTGGCCCGTATCGGCCGCATGAGCTTCCAGGAGCTGTTCAGTGTGGACGACATGGAGCACGCTGAGGGCTGGCGCAAGCTGTTCTGCAACGTCTACTTCTCCACCTTCCTCACTCTGGCCTTCGGCTTCCTGCTGACCAAGATCGGCTACGCAAACATCTGGCCTCTGTTCGGTTCCGCCAACCAGCTGCTGAGCGCTCTGGTTCTGGCTACCCTGTGCGTTTTCCTGAAGGTCACCGGCCGCAGCAACAAGATGCTGTTCCCCCCGCTGATCATCATGCTGTGCGTCACCTTCACCGCTCTGGTGCAGCGCCTGATCGCCATGGTCAAGGCCATCAGCACTGCCGCTTCTGTCAGCATTCCTGCGGGCGAGACCACCTGGGGTGCCGTGTTCATTGCCAATGGCCTGCAGCTGATCCTGGCTGTCCTGCTGATCGTTCTGGGTCTGAACATTGTGTTCCACTCCTTCTCTGCTTACAAAAAGGCTGAGCACAACAGCGAGGCCAAAATCTGA
- a CDS encoding YerC/YecD family TrpR-related protein, with the protein MTEKNSRKNETVDALFDAILSLESREECYAFFEDLCTVKEISDMAQRLEAAKLLLGGCTYDQIVKEVEISTATISRINRCIQYGTGGYQSVIEKISAQEKKQ; encoded by the coding sequence ATGACTGAGAAAAATTCCAGAAAAAACGAGACCGTAGATGCATTGTTCGATGCCATCCTGAGCCTTGAGAGCCGGGAGGAGTGCTATGCTTTTTTTGAGGATCTGTGCACAGTAAAGGAGATCTCCGATATGGCACAACGGCTGGAAGCGGCAAAGCTGCTGCTTGGCGGCTGCACCTATGACCAGATCGTGAAAGAAGTAGAGATCAGCACGGCGACCATCAGCCGTATCAACCGCTGTATCCAATACGGAACCGGCGGTTACCAGAGCGTAATTGAAAAGATCTCTGCACAGGAGAAAAAGCAGTAA
- a CDS encoding HAD hydrolase-like protein, with amino-acid sequence MQHYDVILFDVDGTLIDSAPGILNTLEEVFTKMGVDVTHVNLRRYLGPPLRKSFGEHFSDPAKIEEATELYRESYREKGSHEGTAYPGAAEMLRRLKEAGFVLCTATSKPTVVVTPILEEQGLAPYFDFIGGASMDESRDTKTEVVRYVLTQPCVQGKRVLMVGDRNDDMRGAADCGLDAAGALYGYGSREELEPFGPVLLAESCEELTDKLLACRANG; translated from the coding sequence TTGCAGCACTATGACGTGATCTTATTTGACGTGGACGGAACCCTGATCGATTCCGCCCCCGGCATCCTGAATACACTGGAAGAAGTTTTTACCAAGATGGGCGTGGATGTCACCCATGTGAACCTGCGGCGCTATCTGGGGCCGCCGCTCCGCAAGAGCTTTGGAGAGCATTTTTCTGACCCTGCAAAAATCGAGGAGGCCACAGAGCTCTATCGGGAGAGTTACCGCGAAAAGGGCAGCCATGAGGGTACGGCCTACCCCGGTGCGGCAGAGATGCTGCGCCGCCTGAAGGAGGCAGGATTTGTGCTCTGCACCGCAACCTCCAAGCCGACTGTGGTCGTGACCCCCATTCTGGAAGAACAGGGACTGGCCCCTTACTTTGATTTCATCGGCGGCGCGTCCATGGATGAGAGCCGGGATACCAAAACAGAAGTGGTGCGCTATGTCCTCACCCAGCCCTGTGTACAGGGCAAGCGGGTGCTGATGGTGGGCGACCGCAACGATGATATGCGCGGTGCTGCTGATTGCGGGCTGGATGCCGCCGGTGCCCTGTATGGCTACGGCAGCAGGGAAGAACTGGAGCCCTTTGGCCCGGTGCTGCTGGCGGAAAGTTGTGAAGAACTGACGGACAAGCTCCTGGCCTGCCGTGCAAACGGTTGA
- a CDS encoding SGNH/GDSL hydrolase family protein yields MNHKNQSDKQSMTSLQRQAVLVCVVCALAALLTVGITLTLLKRGKPETPGTPADSVPTDTTGDGEGTDLANHYQIDNTSSALLTETADAGTEYLDSTLFLGDSNTVRLYNNGLISLQQFCAKEGIGTQVALNEGIVTFKNDTTHYTIAQAVAKMKPRRVVMTFGTNDTGMEVADFISNYTALVQAIQEAYPYTDIIVNTVPPIPENHSNYPHMDQAKIDDFNMALLNMCEQLGVRFLNTAEVLKGENGYGQLDYYTDGDIHLKSAGLKAVLNYLRTHAYQTEDRRPDTNNIPTRTLEYVSNPSSAVQAPSSEEPASSSESESVSSSETASVKFEARYQVEKSGGGTLSCGNESGKTSLTYGITDASQSLTVTATPAEGHVFVKWSDGVTSKTRTDTGFKQNLDVTAVFAAASVHISEGKASAGSYVFKAALEGKYAKSENLHWFANGQEVKEAAGHTTVTVSASAITSGSYKIYAVVVYNDCAVVSNALTITVSPEPASSSNSGSSSTSSGSTSASSSESSKSESTSSSSSHSTAESESKSESKSESTSSSHSSSESKAESTSSSSSAASESKTESKEQTNSESVSASVENDIEPAEGASASTEAEASR; encoded by the coding sequence ATGAATCATAAGAATCAATCGGACAAACAGTCTATGACATCGCTGCAGCGGCAGGCCGTTCTGGTCTGTGTGGTCTGCGCACTGGCGGCTTTGCTGACCGTAGGCATCACCCTGACCCTGCTCAAACGGGGAAAGCCGGAAACGCCCGGCACACCTGCAGACTCTGTGCCGACGGACACCACCGGGGACGGTGAAGGCACAGATCTTGCCAATCACTATCAGATCGATAACACCTCCAGTGCTCTGCTGACTGAAACAGCGGATGCGGGCACGGAATATCTGGACAGCACCCTGTTTCTGGGAGACTCCAACACCGTGCGTCTGTATAACAACGGCCTGATCTCCTTGCAGCAGTTCTGTGCCAAGGAGGGCATTGGCACCCAGGTGGCCCTGAACGAAGGAATTGTCACCTTTAAGAATGACACCACCCACTACACCATCGCACAGGCGGTGGCAAAAATGAAGCCCCGCCGCGTCGTGATGACCTTTGGCACCAACGACACCGGCATGGAGGTGGCTGATTTTATCAGTAACTATACCGCGCTGGTGCAAGCCATTCAGGAGGCTTACCCCTACACTGATATCATCGTGAACACGGTGCCTCCTATCCCGGAGAATCACTCCAATTACCCCCACATGGATCAGGCCAAGATCGATGATTTTAATATGGCACTGCTCAACATGTGTGAACAGCTGGGGGTCAGATTTCTGAATACGGCGGAGGTCCTCAAGGGAGAAAATGGCTACGGCCAGCTGGATTACTACACGGACGGTGATATCCACCTCAAGAGCGCCGGTCTCAAGGCTGTGTTGAACTATCTGCGCACCCACGCCTACCAGACCGAGGATCGCCGCCCGGACACCAATAATATCCCCACCCGTACGCTGGAATATGTATCCAACCCCAGCTCGGCGGTGCAGGCCCCCAGCTCGGAAGAACCCGCTTCTTCCAGCGAGAGTGAAAGCGTCAGCAGCTCTGAGACTGCCAGCGTTAAGTTTGAGGCCCGTTATCAGGTGGAAAAGAGCGGCGGCGGCACCCTGAGCTGTGGGAACGAGAGCGGCAAGACCAGCCTGACATACGGCATCACAGATGCATCCCAGTCGCTGACTGTCACGGCCACCCCTGCGGAGGGCCATGTGTTCGTCAAGTGGAGCGACGGCGTGACCAGCAAGACCCGTACCGATACCGGCTTCAAGCAGAATCTGGACGTGACAGCCGTGTTTGCAGCTGCTTCCGTTCACATCTCGGAAGGCAAGGCTTCCGCCGGCTCCTATGTCTTTAAGGCTGCGCTGGAGGGCAAATATGCCAAGAGTGAAAACCTGCATTGGTTCGCCAACGGTCAGGAAGTGAAGGAGGCCGCAGGCCATACAACGGTCACCGTGTCCGCTTCGGCCATCACCAGCGGCAGCTATAAGATCTATGCGGTGGTCGTGTACAACGACTGCGCCGTGGTCAGCAATGCGCTGACCATTACGGTCAGCCCGGAGCCTGCTTCCAGCTCAAATTCCGGCAGCTCTTCTACTTCTTCCGGCAGTACATCTGCGTCCTCTTCGGAGAGCAGCAAGTCTGAGAGCACGAGCAGCAGTTCTTCCCACAGCACGGCAGAAAGTGAGAGTAAGAGCGAATCCAAGAGCGAGAGCACCTCTTCTTCTCACAGCAGCTCGGAGAGCAAGGCAGAGAGCACATCGTCCTCCAGCAGTGCTGCCTCTGAGAGCAAAACGGAATCCAAGGAGCAGACCAACAGTGAATCGGTCTCCGCTTCGGTTGAAAATGATATTGAGCCCGCAGAGGGGGCTTCCGCTTCCACCGAAGCAGAAGCCAGCCGGTAA
- a CDS encoding YjjG family noncanonical pyrimidine nucleotidase has product MAKYYCVLFDADNTLLDFDAAENKALADTLREYGIEPDAETVQTYRTINEELWRQLEKGQIRRDKLMGERFTRFLKAVNAAGNGVEMNKFYLDQLSTHPDLTAPNVLDVLRELSEVATLAVVTNGFDRVQSRRVRESGILDFVEDVFVSEKMDSEKPNRKIFDAALRALGVENREHVLMVGDSLSSDVQGGVNAGLDTCWYNPNHAENPGKVVPTYEISSLEELYPLVMEPEELANVGLKNRRHQL; this is encoded by the coding sequence ATGGCAAAATACTACTGTGTTCTGTTTGATGCTGATAATACGCTGCTGGATTTTGATGCAGCGGAAAACAAGGCGCTGGCTGACACCCTGCGGGAGTACGGCATTGAGCCGGATGCCGAGACGGTGCAGACCTACCGCACCATCAACGAAGAGCTCTGGCGGCAGCTGGAAAAGGGCCAGATCCGCCGGGACAAGCTGATGGGGGAGCGGTTCACCCGCTTTCTGAAGGCAGTGAATGCCGCAGGCAACGGTGTGGAGATGAACAAATTCTATCTGGATCAGCTCTCTACCCACCCTGACCTGACAGCTCCCAACGTGCTGGACGTGCTCCGGGAGCTTTCCGAAGTGGCAACATTGGCTGTGGTGACCAATGGCTTTGACCGGGTGCAGAGCCGCCGTGTGCGGGAATCCGGCATTCTGGATTTTGTGGAGGATGTGTTCGTTTCTGAAAAAATGGACAGTGAAAAGCCCAACCGCAAGATTTTTGATGCTGCGCTCCGTGCACTGGGCGTGGAGAACCGTGAGCATGTGCTGATGGTGGGCGACAGCCTGAGCAGTGATGTGCAGGGCGGTGTGAACGCCGGGCTGGATACCTGCTGGTATAACCCCAACCACGCCGAGAATCCCGGCAAGGTCGTTCCTACCTATGAAATCAGCAGTCTGGAAGAGCTTTACCCGCTGGTGATGGAGCCGGAGGAACTGGCCAATGTGGGCCTGAAGAATCGCCGCCACCAGCTGTAA
- a CDS encoding ABC-F family ATP-binding cassette domain-containing protein — protein MLIHLEKLGKSFGEKIVLHDVTASVEREDRIGIVGQNGAGKTTLLKILTGEYTDYEGEFSVTHGVTLGYLEQNAKLDPTLDIYGEMRSCFAHVLDAMAQMQILERRMAASPEDASLLEQHDALQNIIDAADGYNMDVNIKKVLSGMGFAQDTWTKNIAVLSGGELTRLRLAKLLLEKPDVLILDEPTNHLDFATMEWLENYLKGYSGAVLVVSHDRYFLDNICTRIWEVSFQTMTTYKGNFSAYLPQKEAADALRQKQHDADVALAEKLQDYVDRNLVRASTTKMAQSRRRQLEKLEITEAPKDETNQLKFRFEYDVEPWNELVLMKNLTIRIGERTLLEPFTYTVCRGQRLVIAGPNGAGKSTLMQVLDGKRRPSGGMVRLGTGARPSIFAQQQNRLGQGRVIDVIWNKYPRMTELEVRSHLAKLGFRGETVFKPCEALSGGELARLRFAEIVLERPNLLFLDEPTNHLDIYTRENLTEALMAYTGTLLMVTHDRHLMNSLGCPILYLEDGKATLYPSYDALMGRAAPAAAPEKAGDQPAKAGYGKEQRRRRAELRAKIKACEDEMEACGAREVELDNEINSPEVYNDPDLLRQKSDELSDLRFHQEELFAAWEKAMEEQEQYEQAAGEE, from the coding sequence ATGCTGATACATTTGGAAAAGCTGGGCAAGAGCTTTGGCGAGAAGATCGTCCTGCATGATGTCACGGCCAGTGTCGAACGGGAGGACCGCATCGGCATCGTGGGCCAGAACGGCGCAGGCAAAACGACCCTGCTGAAGATCCTGACCGGCGAGTATACGGACTACGAGGGTGAGTTCAGTGTGACCCATGGTGTGACGCTTGGCTATCTGGAACAGAATGCAAAGCTCGACCCCACGTTGGATATCTATGGTGAGATGCGCTCCTGCTTTGCCCATGTGCTGGATGCCATGGCCCAGATGCAGATCCTGGAGCGCAGAATGGCCGCCAGCCCGGAGGATGCCTCTCTGCTGGAACAGCACGATGCCTTGCAGAACATCATTGATGCCGCTGACGGCTACAATATGGACGTCAACATCAAAAAGGTGCTGTCTGGTATGGGGTTTGCGCAGGATACCTGGACGAAGAATATCGCTGTGCTTTCAGGCGGTGAGCTGACGCGCCTTCGTCTGGCAAAGCTGCTGTTGGAAAAGCCGGATGTCCTGATTCTGGACGAGCCCACCAACCACTTGGATTTTGCCACCATGGAATGGCTGGAGAATTACCTCAAGGGCTATTCCGGTGCCGTGCTGGTCGTCAGCCATGACCGCTATTTCCTGGACAATATCTGCACCAGGATCTGGGAGGTCTCCTTCCAGACCATGACCACTTATAAGGGCAACTTCTCAGCCTATCTGCCCCAGAAGGAAGCTGCCGATGCCCTGCGCCAGAAGCAGCACGATGCAGATGTAGCACTGGCTGAAAAGCTGCAGGATTATGTAGACCGCAATCTTGTGCGCGCTTCCACCACCAAGATGGCCCAGAGCCGCCGCAGACAGCTGGAAAAGCTGGAGATCACGGAAGCACCAAAGGATGAAACAAACCAGCTCAAGTTCCGCTTTGAGTATGATGTGGAGCCGTGGAATGAGTTGGTGCTGATGAAGAACCTGACCATCAGGATCGGGGAGCGCACCCTGCTGGAACCTTTTACCTACACGGTCTGCCGGGGTCAGCGGCTGGTGATCGCAGGCCCCAACGGTGCGGGTAAATCCACCCTGATGCAGGTGCTGGATGGTAAGCGCCGCCCCTCTGGCGGCATGGTGCGGCTGGGTACGGGAGCCCGGCCCAGCATTTTTGCCCAGCAGCAGAACCGTTTGGGACAGGGCCGGGTGATCGATGTCATCTGGAACAAGTATCCCCGGATGACGGAGCTGGAAGTGCGCAGCCATCTGGCAAAGCTGGGTTTCCGGGGCGAGACAGTGTTCAAGCCCTGCGAGGCACTTTCGGGCGGCGAGCTGGCCCGCCTGCGCTTTGCTGAGATCGTGCTGGAGCGGCCCAATCTGCTGTTTTTGGACGAGCCCACCAACCACCTGGACATCTACACCCGCGAGAACCTGACCGAGGCCCTGATGGCATACACCGGGACCCTGCTCATGGTCACCCATGACCGCCATCTGATGAACAGTCTGGGCTGTCCCATCCTCTATCTGGAAGATGGCAAGGCCACCCTGTATCCGAGCTACGATGCCCTGATGGGCCGTGCTGCTCCTGCTGCCGCTCCGGAAAAAGCCGGGGATCAGCCCGCCAAGGCCGGTTACGGCAAAGAGCAGCGCCGCCGCCGCGCGGAGCTGCGGGCCAAGATCAAGGCTTGCGAGGATGAAATGGAAGCCTGCGGGGCAAGGGAAGTGGAGCTTGACAATGAGATCAACTCCCCGGAGGTCTACAATGACCCCGATCTGCTCCGCCAAAAGAGCGATGAGCTCAGTGATCTGCGCTTCCATCAGGAGGAGCTGTTTGCTGCCTGGGAAAAGGCAATGGAAGAGCAGGAGCAGTACGAACAGGCTGCTGGTGAAGAATAA
- a CDS encoding Gx transporter family protein: protein MMPYNRRNYNKTHSIALSGLLFALAMALSFIEGTLVIPGLLPGMKLGLANIVVMYALFFMGSKQALVLDVLKAFFVFLVSGWTAGFLSLCGGLLSLLVMWLLYYHCPLRPTWFILSVCGALAHNIGQLLGASVILSTAVSLYYAPIMLVLGLVMGMLTSVTLRAMLPALGRLGYNIQENRKG, encoded by the coding sequence ATGATGCCCTATAACCGCCGCAATTACAACAAAACGCACAGCATCGCCCTTTCAGGCCTGCTGTTTGCTCTGGCGATGGCGCTTTCCTTCATCGAGGGCACATTGGTCATCCCCGGGCTTTTGCCAGGCATGAAGCTGGGTCTGGCGAATATTGTGGTGATGTATGCCCTGTTCTTCATGGGGTCAAAACAGGCCCTTGTGCTGGATGTGCTGAAGGCGTTCTTCGTCTTTCTGGTCTCCGGCTGGACGGCAGGTTTTCTTTCCCTCTGCGGCGGCCTGCTCTCACTGCTGGTGATGTGGCTGCTCTACTATCACTGCCCGCTGCGGCCTACCTGGTTCATCCTGTCGGTCTGCGGCGCGCTGGCCCACAACATCGGCCAGCTGCTGGGAGCCAGTGTCATCCTTTCCACAGCAGTGTCCCTTTACTATGCACCGATTATGCTGGTGCTGGGTCTTGTGATGGGAATGCTCACCAGTGTCACCCTGCGGGCCATGCTGCCTGCGCTGGGACGGCTGGGTTATAATATCCAGGAAAACCGCAAAGGATGA